The following proteins are encoded in a genomic region of Lemur catta isolate mLemCat1 chromosome 10, mLemCat1.pri, whole genome shotgun sequence:
- the EQTN gene encoding LOW QUALITY PROTEIN: equatorin (The sequence of the model RefSeq protein was modified relative to this genomic sequence to represent the inferred CDS: substituted 1 base at 1 genomic stop codon): MSFILFILLSGVFSSESSTLKPTSTALPRMMPLDEGEHHQEEENYKDDAHSGAPANEKSGNYYRDIKQYVLTTQNPNGTESEITVSATTDLRLALKNXTTPNVPAFWTMLAKAINGTAVSMDDKDQLFHPIPKSDMNATTPAKETELENLKIKLMLGISLMTLILFVVLCAFCAATLYKLKQLSYKGCGAQYYPVNPQLATMSYFHPSEGVSDTSFSKSAESSTFWGKNSSHIRDSGLITSKSKTITDMTSTGSEDTGMNDELD; this comes from the exons ATgagttttatattgtttattttattatctggGGTTTTTTCCTCAGAGAGTAGCACTTTGAAGCCCACTAGTACAG CATTACCCAGAATGATGCCTTTAGATGAAGGTGAACATcaccaggaagaagaaaactataaGGACGACGCTCACAGTGGTGCTCCTGCTAATGAGAAAAGTGGCAATTATTACAGAGATATAAAACAAT atGTGTTGACAACACAAAATCCAAATGGCACTGAATCTGAAATAACTGTGAGTGCAACAACCGATCTGAGATTGGCTCTAAAAAACT gaacaaCCCCAAATGTGCCTGCATTTTGGACAATGTTAGCTAAAG CTATAAATGGAACAGCGGTGAGCATGGACGATAAAGATCAATTATTCCACCCAATTCCAA aATCTGATATGAATGCCACTACCCCAGCCAAGGAGACAGAGCTAGAGAATCTTAAGATCAAATTAATGCTGGGCATCTCGTTGATGACCCTCATCCTTTTTGTGGTCCTCTGTGCATTCTGTGCTGCCACACTGTACAAACTGAAGCAGCTCAG ttataaAGGTTGTGGTGCTCAGTACTACCCCGTCAACCCACAGCTGGCCACTATGTCTTACTTTCATCCATCAGAAGGTGTATCAGATACATCTTTTTCTAAGAGTGCAGAGAGCAGCACATTTTGGGGCAAGAATTCTTCACATATTAGAGATTCAGGCCTAATAACatcaaaatctaaaactataactGATATGACTTCCACAGGCTCAGAAGATACAGGCATGAATGATGAATTAGATTGA